A genomic region of Deinococcus seoulensis contains the following coding sequences:
- a CDS encoding collagen-like protein, whose protein sequence is MTQPGSPPDPAQWTWVDLFDRTFLGPDYAVTSNANAGATVTAGELVIGPMSLQSNPGTLRTSVTLSADRWQAPDLQLQLDHRWAPTAGNPAQSPILELTVVGETKNLTWDGERLTWGTVTLGTASGVPTANGTTYRTRLTADRTQGRLQVSRNGDGLLDVPLPADWDAGIGAGGTVQVSQASRNGGSDFTPVRTFIDSLAVRRGDGTADLSSGTLNSSGGMRLGGEWRFAPGPPDDGVGSDGDVWADTGGSGLIYQRQAGTYQPVTHLLGAPGPQGEQGPQGPAGPQGPAGRDGVDGQPGELVGAVAVPLLLGDATPDGGLLIPLNPGAGSLIGYELLGVDGPAVQIEHISDGNEYQPVTFPFTLTAGALRLTRTDDSGAVTMLRARSRPGQGGGGGSAGFTFQADGDGFLIINEAQISTEGDGFVTVTNATATADSEGFITLERTP, encoded by the coding sequence ATGACCCAACCCGGCTCCCCGCCCGACCCTGCCCAGTGGACCTGGGTGGACCTCTTCGACCGGACCTTCCTCGGCCCGGACTACGCCGTCACCAGCAACGCCAACGCCGGCGCGACCGTCACCGCCGGGGAACTCGTGATCGGCCCCATGTCCCTCCAGAGCAACCCCGGCACCCTGCGCACCAGCGTCACGCTCAGCGCGGACCGCTGGCAGGCCCCGGACCTGCAACTGCAACTCGATCACCGCTGGGCACCCACCGCCGGCAACCCCGCCCAGAGTCCGATCCTCGAACTGACCGTCGTTGGCGAAACAAAGAACCTGACCTGGGACGGAGAGCGCCTCACCTGGGGCACCGTCACCCTCGGAACGGCCAGTGGCGTCCCGACCGCGAACGGCACCACGTACCGCACCCGCCTGACCGCCGACCGCACCCAGGGCCGCCTGCAGGTGTCCCGCAACGGGGACGGTCTGCTGGACGTGCCGCTGCCCGCCGACTGGGACGCCGGGATCGGCGCGGGCGGCACCGTGCAGGTCTCGCAGGCGTCCCGGAACGGGGGTAGTGACTTTACGCCGGTCCGGACGTTCATCGACAGCCTCGCCGTGCGGCGCGGGGACGGCACGGCCGACCTGAGCAGCGGCACCCTGAACTCCAGCGGCGGCATGCGACTCGGCGGGGAGTGGCGCTTCGCGCCCGGCCCTCCCGACGACGGCGTCGGCAGCGACGGGGACGTCTGGGCGGACACGGGCGGCAGCGGCCTGATCTACCAGCGTCAGGCCGGCACGTACCAGCCCGTCACGCACCTCCTCGGTGCGCCCGGCCCTCAGGGAGAACAAGGCCCTCAGGGTCCAGCCGGCCCGCAGGGACCGGCGGGTCGTGACGGGGTGGACGGTCAGCCCGGCGAGCTGGTCGGCGCGGTGGCTGTGCCGCTGCTGCTCGGGGACGCCACGCCCGACGGCGGCCTGCTGATCCCGCTGAACCCAGGAGCCGGGAGCCTGATCGGGTACGAGCTGCTGGGGGTGGATGGCCCTGCCGTGCAGATAGAGCACATCAGCGACGGGAACGAGTACCAGCCCGTGACGTTCCCCTTCACCCTGACCGCTGGAGCGCTGCGCCTCACCCGCACGGACGACAGCGGCGCGGTGACCATGCTGCGCGCCCGGAGCCGGCCCGGTCAGGGCGGCGGGGGCGGGAGTGCCGGTTTCACCTTCCAGGCGGACGGCGACGGCTTCCTGATCATCAACGAAGCGCAGATCTCCACCGAGGGTGACGGCTTCGTGACCGTCACCAACGCCACCGCCACCGCGGACAGCGAGGGCTTCATCACGCTCGAAAGGACCCCCTGA
- a CDS encoding glycoside hydrolase family 19 protein: MITPDLIRALNARHPDPVTAATKLGWAFGQQGLTHPLVVAHLTSQLAHESGLVPKEENLHYRAERLMQVWPARFRTMAAAQACAGNPERLANTVYGGRMGNTQPGDGWRFRGRGLIQLTGRSNYETYGRLVGFDLIANPDLLLQYGVGALVAGAYWNARGLSRHALRDDVTRVTEGINGGRNGLEDRRRLLAIAKQHMGLR; this comes from the coding sequence ATGATCACCCCTGACCTCATCCGCGCCCTGAACGCCCGTCACCCGGATCCCGTGACGGCCGCCACGAAACTCGGCTGGGCCTTCGGGCAGCAGGGCCTCACACACCCGCTGGTGGTCGCGCACCTGACCTCGCAACTGGCGCACGAATCGGGCCTGGTGCCGAAAGAGGAGAACCTGCATTACCGCGCGGAGCGGCTGATGCAGGTGTGGCCCGCGCGCTTCCGGACCATGGCGGCCGCGCAGGCGTGCGCGGGAAACCCGGAGCGGCTGGCCAACACCGTATACGGCGGCCGGATGGGCAACACGCAGCCCGGGGACGGCTGGCGCTTCCGGGGACGCGGGCTGATCCAGCTGACAGGCCGCAGCAACTACGAGACGTACGGGCGACTGGTGGGCTTTGACCTGATCGCCAACCCGGACCTGCTGCTGCAGTACGGAGTGGGGGCACTGGTGGCCGGGGCGTACTGGAACGCGCGGGGCCTGAGCCGCCATGCACTGCGGGACGACGTGACCCGCGTGACCGAAGGCATTAACGGGGGGCGCAACGGCCTGGAGGACCGCCGGCGCCTGCTCGCCATTGCCAAGCAGCACATGGGCCTCCGGTAG
- a CDS encoding GNAT family N-acetyltransferase: MHRPYLPEDEAACLALFASNMPDLFAPEERLEFAEFLKTMNDPYFVVEDGEQLVACGGVFLRSDGRTAGLSWGMVERSKHRRGYGRVLLQIRLDWLRMHAPEVEAITIDTSQHSAPFFAHMGFETQAVEPDYYAPGLDRHVMQLLLVRSGS; this comes from the coding sequence ATGCACCGACCATACCTTCCTGAAGACGAGGCGGCCTGCCTCGCCCTCTTTGCGAGCAATATGCCTGACCTCTTCGCGCCGGAGGAACGCCTGGAGTTCGCCGAATTCCTGAAGACGATGAATGATCCGTACTTTGTCGTTGAGGACGGCGAGCAACTTGTTGCGTGCGGAGGCGTGTTCCTCCGCAGCGACGGGCGCACGGCAGGCCTCTCATGGGGCATGGTGGAGCGCTCCAAGCACCGGCGCGGCTATGGCAGGGTCCTGCTCCAGATCAGACTGGACTGGTTGAGAATGCACGCGCCTGAGGTCGAGGCCATCACGATAGACACGAGTCAGCACAGCGCGCCCTTCTTTGCTCACATGGGGTTCGAGACGCAGGCAGTCGAGCCGGACTATTACGCGCCTGGACTGGACCGGCACGTCATGCAGTTGCTGCTCGTGCGCAGCGGCAGTTGA
- a CDS encoding ISAs1 family transposase has protein sequence MRPPISPLPFLTQIPDWRDPTRIHYPWDALWTVILTGLLAGPPNILALTQWIAGHREVLVQHLGLDRLPQQAMIYRFFWSLDQHLPELQRALLDWVKAQHPTAHDRLVILAGDGKVLKGSAREGRSALSFLSVFFHELALTVAQVDQAGRHEAKGMQDLLPTLTTLFGNGWLVTLDAAYTERELTTRIDEAGGAYLVPLKNNTRSLKEWAMFAFTYPAHDHVVDVERRSGEVWERRTSVITGAQVPEDIKDGLCGVQTLIRREHQVTRRDGTQRVEVRYAVSSRLLTAQEAERIWRGHWGIENRSHHCRDVVLHEDACRLRRGAQGRAMLNGVVVALLSGQTRQITALVRRLTIDPLLALELLIPELASR, from the coding sequence GTGAGACCACCCATCAGCCCGCTCCCATTTCTAACTCAAATTCCCGACTGGCGTGACCCTACCCGCATCCACTATCCGTGGGATGCCCTCTGGACCGTCATTCTCACTGGCCTCCTCGCCGGACCACCCAACATTCTCGCCCTCACCCAGTGGATCGCCGGACACCGCGAGGTGCTGGTACAGCACCTCGGCCTCGACCGCCTCCCCCAGCAGGCCATGATCTACCGCTTCTTCTGGTCGCTGGACCAGCATCTTCCTGAACTGCAACGCGCCCTGCTGGATTGGGTGAAGGCTCAACACCCCACGGCGCATGACCGCCTGGTCATCCTTGCCGGTGACGGCAAAGTCCTGAAAGGAAGCGCTCGAGAGGGCCGTTCGGCCCTCTCGTTCCTGTCGGTCTTCTTCCATGAGCTGGCCCTGACCGTCGCGCAGGTCGATCAAGCAGGGCGTCATGAAGCCAAAGGGATGCAGGATCTGCTCCCCACCCTCACGACCCTCTTCGGGAACGGGTGGCTCGTGACGTTGGACGCCGCCTACACCGAGCGGGAACTCACCACCCGAATCGACGAGGCAGGCGGAGCCTACCTCGTCCCACTCAAGAACAACACCCGCTCGCTCAAGGAATGGGCGATGTTCGCGTTCACGTACCCGGCGCACGATCACGTCGTGGACGTCGAGCGGCGCAGTGGGGAAGTCTGGGAGCGGCGTACGTCGGTGATCACCGGTGCGCAGGTTCCGGAAGACATCAAGGACGGGTTGTGTGGCGTGCAGACGTTGATCCGTCGAGAACATCAGGTCACGCGCCGCGATGGCACGCAACGGGTTGAGGTGCGGTATGCCGTCAGCAGCAGGCTGCTGACGGCTCAGGAAGCGGAGCGCATCTGGCGTGGTCACTGGGGTATAGAGAATCGAAGCCATCATTGCCGGGATGTCGTGCTGCACGAGGATGCGTGTCGGTTGCGCCGGGGAGCACAGGGACGGGCGATGCTCAATGGCGTGGTTGTGGCGCTGCTCAGCGGACAGACCCGTCAGATCACGGCGCTGGTGCGCCGCCTGACCATTGATCCGTTGCTCGCTCTTGAACTCCTGATTCCTGAACTCGCGTCAAGATAA